The Arachis hypogaea cultivar Tifrunner chromosome 19, arahy.Tifrunner.gnm2.J5K5, whole genome shotgun sequence genome has a window encoding:
- the LOC140182122 gene encoding serine/threonine-protein phosphatase 7 long form homolog translates to MEDERRLYRLDGVAHVAGTIDEEPTRCVYSVRRQQNMPLHDRIIPYLERAGLYHLARLNAHWFWLDEPLVSAFIERWQLETHTFHMPFGECTITLQDVAYLLGLLVNGQAVSGCMTDFHLHIEGARPAWEWFEDLFSELPPLDKRKLYTVHFTWFHERFRVLPADASKETVRIYARAYIMMLLSTQLFMDKSANRVHLHWLSFVARLDDMGSYSWGAAALAWLYRCMCRVTNRNVTNLAEPLQLLQSWIFWRFPTLRPQGFDAFSFPLASRWARYLPTSDGKEQWIIQYRLALDRLTHQDIVWEPYGSLDVDRVFPQLGGVQHLPEPALNIEYLHSKDGRGGDRWFPTYYRTWHHHWDERVRSMLSVQRVPDPGPSAEYLDWWHRVAHRILSPGIAFANPRPT, encoded by the exons ATGGAGGATGAACGGCGGTTATACCGGCTCGACGGCGTTGCTCACGTAGCCGGAACCATCGATGAAGAG CCAACCCGATGTGTGTATAGCGTCCGTAGGCAACAAAATATGCCGTTACATGATAGGATCATACCTTACTTGGAGAGGGCTGGGTTGTACCACCTGGCTAGGCTGAATGCGCATTGGTTCTGGTTGGATGAGCCTCTGGTCAGCGCATTTATCGAGAGGTGGCAGCTTGAGACCCACACTTTTCATATGCCATTCGGAGAGTGTACTATCACGCTCCAAGACGTGGCATACTTGCTGGGGCTGCTCGTGAATGGCCAGGCTGTTTCCGGGTGCATGACAGACTTCCACCTGCACATCGAGGGAGCCAGACCGGCATGGGAGTGGTTCGAGGACTTATTTAGTGAGCTTCCGCCACTGGATAAAAGAAAGTTATACACAGTCCACTTCACATGGTTTCATGAGCGGTTCAGGGTGTTACCAGCGGATGCTTCGAAGGAGACCGTGCGCATATATGCACGTGCGTATATTATGATGCTTCTATCGACACAACTGTTTATGGACAAGAGTGCTAATCGGGTCCACCTTCACTGGTTGTCTTTTGTGGCGAGACTGGATGACATGGGCAGCTATAGCTGGGGCGCCGCTGCATTGGCGTGGCTGTACCGATGCATGTGCAGGGTGACGAACAGAAACGTCACCAACTTGGCTGAACCCCTACAGTTGCTACAGTCATGGATCTTTTGGCGGTTCCCCACGCTGAGGCCGCAGGGTTTTGATGCTTTCTCTTTTCCATTGGCATCCAG ATGGGCCAGATATTTGCCCACTTCTGATGGGAAGGAACAATGGATTATTCAGTATCGTCTGGCATTGGATCGACTGACTCATCAAGAT ATTGTGTGGGAGCCTTATGGTTCTCTAGAC GTAGACAGGGTCTTCCCACAGCTAGGGGGCGTACAGCATCTGCCTGAGCCAGCGCTCAACATAGAGTATCTTCATAGTAAAGACGGCAGGGGTGGAGATAGATGGTTCCCCACTTACTATAGGACATGGCATCATCATTGGGATGAGCGAGTTCGCTCTATGTTGAGTGTCCAGAGAGTTCCTGATCCTGGTCCATCCGCTGAGTACCTGGACTGGTGGCACCGTGTTGCACATAGGATTCTGTCACCAGGGATTGCTTTCGCCAACCCCAGGCCGACCTAG